The Polyodon spathula isolate WHYD16114869_AA chromosome 3, ASM1765450v1, whole genome shotgun sequence genome has a segment encoding these proteins:
- the LOC121312795 gene encoding GDP-L-fucose synthase-like — protein sequence MAGEGGGAVTSKRILVTGGSGLVGRAIARVVSEGEGREDEDWIFLSSRDADLTSAEQTRAVFEKHRPTHVIHLAAMVGGLFRNMKYNLDFWRNNVHINDNVLHCAHELGVQKVVSCLSTCIFPDKTTYPIDETMIHNGPPHSSNFGYSYAKRMIDVQNRAYFQQYGCKFTAVIPTNVFGPHDNFNVEDGHVLPGLIHKAYLANKEGSSLTVWGSGEPRRQFIYSLDLARLFLWVLREYQEVEPIILSVGEEDEVSIRGAAESIVEAMAFKGELVYDATKSDGQFKKTASNKKLREYLPQFKFTPFKQAVKETCDWFIANYDTARK from the exons atggcAGGCGAGGGCGGTGGTGCTGTGACGTCGAAGCGGATCCTGGTGACGGGAGGCTCAGGGCTGGTGGGACGAGCGATCGCGAGGGTGGTGAGCGAGGGGGAAGGCAGGGAGGATGAGGACTGGATCTTTCTCTCGTCCAGAGATGCCGATTTGAC GAGTGCGGAGCAGACCAGGGCAGTGTTTGAGAAGCACAGGCCCACCCACGTCATCCACCTGGCTGCCATGGTTGGGGGGCTGTTCAGGAACATGAAGTACAACCTTGACTTCTGG aGGAACAACGTGCACATCAATGACAACGTCCTGCACTGCGCTCACGAGCTGGGGGTCCAGAAAGTGGTCTCCTGCCTCTCCACCTGCATCTTCCCAGACAAGACCACCTACCCCATCGATGAGACCATG ATTCATAATGGACCGCCACACAGCTCCAACTTTGGCTACTCCTACGCAAAGAGAATGATTGATGTGCAGAACAG GGCGTATTTCCAGCAGTACGGCTGCAAGTTTACTGCCGTCATTCCCACCAATGTCTTCGGACCTCATGACAACTTCAACGTGGAGGACGGGCACGTCCTGCCAGGACTGATACACAAGGCTTACCTGGCAAACA AGGAAGGTTCATCACTGACAGTCTGGGGGTCGGGCGAGCCACGGAGGCAGTTCATTTACTCTCTG GACTTGGCCCGCCTCTTCCTGTGGGTGTTGAGGGAATACCAGGAGGTGGAGCCAATCATCCTCTCAG tgggAGAGGAAGATGAGGTGTCTATCAGAGGCGCAGCTGAAAGCATTGTGGAAGCCATGGCATTTAAAGGAGAGCTCGTC TATGATGCAACCAAATCTGACGGACAGTTCAAGAAAACTGCCAGCAACAAAAAGCTGAGGGAGTACCTCCCCCAGTTCAAGTTCACTCCTTTCAAACAAG CCGTGAAGGAGACGTGTGATTGGTTCATCGCCAACTACGACACAGCCAGGAAATGA